Genomic DNA from Flavobacterium sp. N502540:
ATGACACGATAAGAAAATATTATGATAAAATTATTTCATAATCAGAAAAACCGTCCTACATTTGCCTAACGGTGTTAAACAATTTAATACTCAACTAAAATGGCAAGTAAAGATCGTATTTTAAGACAAAAAGAAGAGACAAGAAGTAACATTCTTGATGCTGCTTACACTATCGTTAAAGACGAAGGGTGGCAAGGTCTGAGTATGAGAAAAATTGCTGATAAAATTGAATACACCGCTCCTATTATTTATGAATACTTTTCAAACAAAGATGCCATTTTAAGGGAACTAACCGGGAAAGGCTTTACTAAATTAGCAAAGGAACTTGAAGAGGCTAAAGCTAAATTTAATAAACCGGAAGATCAGTTGGAAGCCATGTGGATGGCATATTGGGATTTTGCTTTTACAGATACCGAAATGTATCAGGTAATGTTTGGTGTACAGATGAATTGCTGTTCTCAACAATGCGACGCTGCCAAAATGCCTTATAAACTGTTTACAACGGTTATTGCCGAAGTAATGAAAAACAGCAATCCAAGTGAAGAAGTAGTCAAACAAAAATATTTTACTTTCTTTTCTGTCATTCACGGTTTGATCGCTATCAATATCATCAACAAAAGTGACGTAATGGAAACAATCAACAATCAAATTCTGAAAGATGCGATTGGTGGTATCATAAAATCAATACAATAAAAAAAATTTAATTTTCACTTAACAGTGGTAAATGATTTAATAGAGTAATTTTGAATCTCTTTTACCCATTACTTAACAGTGATAAATAATTTAACCAAGTAATAAACAGCTTTTTTTGCTATTTTACTTAACACTGATAAATAATTTAATACCCATTATGAAATAGAA
This window encodes:
- a CDS encoding TetR/AcrR family transcriptional regulator; this translates as MASKDRILRQKEETRSNILDAAYTIVKDEGWQGLSMRKIADKIEYTAPIIYEYFSNKDAILRELTGKGFTKLAKELEEAKAKFNKPEDQLEAMWMAYWDFAFTDTEMYQVMFGVQMNCCSQQCDAAKMPYKLFTTVIAEVMKNSNPSEEVVKQKYFTFFSVIHGLIAINIINKSDVMETINNQILKDAIGGIIKSIQ